From a single Ascaphus truei isolate aAscTru1 chromosome 2, aAscTru1.hap1, whole genome shotgun sequence genomic region:
- the OTUD6B gene encoding deubiquitinase OTUD6B isoform X5 yields MSILAARTLYIQKVCATYTRVRTGTPARNYYITSLRAQKGGGMLLQRPLRALAQAPPRSRTGPSALSHRPRRALAQAPPRSRTGPAALSHRPRRALAQAPPRSRTGPAALSHRPRRALAQAPPRSRTGPAALSHRPPALFHTTFKLIVEGEHGPSVTASYLLSGFSCIFGWRRIAVTSQKWRDADEFEKYCSDIANTSAWGGQLELRALSHILQTPIEVIQADSPPIVIGEEYASKPITLMSADTLVDPLLDEGLPNNLPGLWDLWQNYQRPLQMIHATCLWVGRAL; encoded by the exons ATGTCGATCTTGGCAGCACGGACTCTATACATACAAAAAGTGTGCGCCACGtacacgcgcgttcgcacaggcacgcccGCCCGCAattactatataacaagcctaaggGCTCAAAAGGGCGGGGGGATGCTCTTGCAGAGGCCCCTCCGCGCTCTCGCACAGGCCCCTCCGCGCTCTCGCACAGGCCCCTCCGCGCTCTCGCACAGGCCCCGCCGCGCTCTCGCACAGGCCCCGCCGCGCTCTCGCACAGGCCCCGCCGCGCTCTCGCACAGGCCCCGCCGCGCTCTCGCACAGGCCCCGCCGCGCTCTCGCACAGGCCCCGCCGCGCTCTCGCACAGGCCCCGCCGCGCTCTCGCACAGGCCCCGCCGCGCTCTCGCACAGGCCCCGCCGCGCTCTCGCACAGGCCCCCCGCGCTCTTccacacaacatttaaactgattgtcGAGGGAGAGCACGGGCcctctgtaactgcctcttaccttctctccggcttcTCCTGCATCTTCGGATGGCGGCGCATTGCTGTGACATCGCAGaaatggagagatgcag ACGAGTTTGAGAAATACTGCAGTGACATAGCAAACACATCAGCTTGGGGTGGTCAACTAGAG CTTCGAGCTCTGTCACACATATTGCAAACTCCTATAGAGGTGATCCAAGCGGATTCTCCTCCTATTGTCATTGGTGAGGAATATGCAAGCAAACCGATAACACTAAT GTCAGCAGACACCCTTGtagatccactgctggatgaaggcctccccaataatcttccag GTCTTTGGGACCTGTGGCAAAATTACCAACGTCCTCTACAAATG atacaTGCGACATGCTTATGGGTTGGGAGAGCATTATAA